The DNA sequence CCTCCCCTCTATTCACCCCTTGTACATTAGCCCTTTTTGACCAATGCGGACTTGACATTGCTCTTTAGGTGCACTAAGTGCACTAGCAGAGGTAGTACACTTAGTGCACTCAAAAACAAAAGGACTTTGTATGACGCAGGACGCTGCAATCAAAATTCAAATTGTTACAGGTGATAGTCGACCCATTTTCAAGCAGATCGTTGATGGCCTGAGACTGGAAATATCGACAGGAAATTTGCCTGTGGGCAGTAAATTACCAAGCTATCGTGGGTTAGCTATTCAATTGATGATCAATCCGAACACAGTTGCAAAAGCTTATTCAGAACTTACATCGCTTGGTTTGGTCGAAAGCCGCAAAGGCTTAGGCCTGTTTGTGGCCGAGCCACGACAGATTTTTAGCGAGGATGAGAAAGACAGCAGACTGGAGAGAGCCATTGAAGGATTTATCAATGAAACAATCCACTTGCAGATAAACAAAGATGTCATTCTAGATAAAGTAAAACGCAAACTAGATGAGATTGACGACAGCAAAAAGAAGAGACAAGACAATGACTAACTATTGTATAGAAACTGAAGGCTTGACCAAACGCTTTGGTAAAAAGTCAGCCTTAAAAGACTTAACACTTGAGATACCATACGGTGGAATTCATGCCATTGTGGGCAGTAATGGTGCAGGAAAATCGACTTTATTTAGAACGTTGCTGGGTGTTGAGACTCCCTCTGCGGGTCGTTCTACTCTTCTAGGAGAGAGTAGCCTTTCGCTTAGCCCAGAGGTGCGGGGCCGTGTTGGGTATGTGAACGAAGAACATACACTGCCTCTCTGGATGCGAGCAAAGTCTGTGATTGCTATGCAGAAAAGCTTGTATCCTGAATGGAATGAAGAAATTTTCAATCAAGTGATTTCTTATTTTGATGTGGATCCATCACAGAAAGTTTCTGGATTGTCCAGAGGGGAGCGTGCCGGACTTAATCTATCAATGGCGCTGGCACAGCGACCAGAAGTTTTAATTCTGGACGAGCCTACTCTTGGTCTGGATGTGGTTGCTCGTCAGTCCTTTCTAGAGGCTGTCATGTTTACCGAAACCCATGATAAGACCACCATTATTTATTGTTCCCACCAGATGGAAGAAATTGAACGTTTGGCGGAACAATTGATCATTCTAGAAAAAGGGGAGTTGAAAAATAACTCCTCGCCGGACGCTTTTGTAGAACGCGTTCAATATTGGGTCTTTAATCACATAGACGTTACAAATCAGATTAAAACCCTACCAGGGTATCTTTCGCATAAAGCAATTGACGGCCAACTTCATGTCATGACTGCTGATCAGGGAGACGAATTTGGACAAATTCTTTCTGAATTAGGCGCGGCTGATGTGAGTCGTATGCCTATAAATCTCGAGCGTGCCGTGAACGCTTTCCTAACAGCAAACCATAATAAGCCTGACAGCGCACTATAGGAGATAAAAATGTTTGAACTGTTTAAAGCTGAATTTATTAGATATCGAAAGTGGGCAATCCTATTCCTAATTTTACAAATTGCCTTTTGGAGCTTTCTGACCCGCCTCAAACCCTTGCTACAGCCATCTGGAGAGCAAACCGCTTTAATTACTTTTGTTTGCGTCGCGATTGGTCTTGGCTTTGGTATTGTACAGATGGTGCTTAATCGACGTAAAAATAATTGGACATATCTGATCCAACGGCCTTTGAAGTTAAATTCAATCTATCAAGCCTTGGCATCAGCGGCCCTTGTCAATCTAATCATTGCAATTCCCCTTGGGTGGTTCTTAACCGTTACTGTGATGGATTTATTCACTGAAACAGTGGTGGACATGAGGCACTATCTGTATGCGCTTTATATGGCTGGGCTATCAATAACCGCCTATTTTATTGGAACCTTGACAGTTTTAAGTGCTTCAAAAGGGGCTATTGGTCTTGTCTATTTCCTAGTCATTTGGATTTTTCCAAAGCCAGATTCCTTATTGGTTCTATTCTCTCTCATGGCTGGTGTTCTGGCTCTGCTTTACTATTTGAATCTTCAGTGTTTTAAACCAGACCTCTCAACGCATGTCACCCGGCCTCTTTTTGTTGTGCTCATGGGCATCCCGATGCAAGTAACATTACTTTTTGTTATAATTATTGGATCGACAGTCTATTACCATATTCCGCGATTTATAATTGGGGATCATCCTGATAACAATCCAGTTGTAAATTCACTCAGCTATTTATGGCATATCGATGACCCAAAAGTTGTGGGATATATTCTAAAAGACCATGACAGCATCAAAAATAAAGAGAGTATCTCTCGCCAGGCAGAGCTTGCAGATGCTGATTACATCTCTAGTGGATATTGGACCTACCCCTCTGTTGGCCAGCTCTATACCCGGGATACTGCATATGGATTGTTTGACAGTGCTAACAGAACACACTGGATTTTCTCTCATGATGATATGATGCTCAAAGGTGTGGATAGTTTGTCACGTAGAGCAAAAGGATGGATTGGAAAAAATGGCTTTATAGAAACCAGACAGCCCACTGCCGATGATCGATTTGAGAGTGTTCCCTTTATGGTTGCCGATAAATTTCTCGCTACAAAGACAACTGTCTTTCAAGTGAATTATGAAGACAAAGAAATGATCGTAAAATATCAAACCAAGCCCGGTGAGTATTTCGCTAATCCCCCACAGATAAGAGACCATTTTGTTGCTCTTGTCTCTGAGCAGAATACATATCTCTTTGATAAAGAAGACTTTGTTGGCGAAATGATAGAGGCGAACCCAAACTATACAATTCCACACCCAATCGCTCTCAATAAAATCAGGAATATGGAAACAAGACGGATGGTTGACGGCTATTTGGTTTTATATTTCAGTCGTGATTATAATGGCTATCTCAAGTCTGCAGTCTCTATCAACTATGCCCGGCTTGGTAAGGCAGTAGAGATGATCGCAAAGACGGATTATCCTGAGATCCGGCACCCAGCAGTTATATTAGATATTGAATATGTCGCCTCACCAGGTGCTTATATTCTATATAAAAGTATCTATCGTATCCTTGAGCCTTCTGAAAAAGATAATTTATCCGTGAGCGAGATATTAAATCGCGAGTATTGGCCTTCGGTACAATGGACAAGCTTATTCTTGCAGCTTTTCTCGATGATAGCATTGTTTATGCTAGCCAGACGTCAAAAATTGAGCATGGCCCTAACGGTGATATGGACTGTTATGGGGGCAACATTCAGTCTGGCGGCTTGTGCAAGCTATTTGTTAATGAATAGGATGCGGGCGAATTAGCCCCTTCCTCCCTCTGTGCATAAAAATAATAAAATAGCGAGACTTTACAATGCATACAAGATACATGACCTTAAGGGCAGGGCTACTTTTAGCGTGCCTGATGAGCCTAGCTTTACCTAAAATTGTTAAAGCAGATCAATTAACAAAAGCTGTTTTAGAGAGTGAGAAGAGACCTCAAGCGCGCCTCTTGAAGCGGGATCAGTTTATCGACCGCCGTGATATCACTGCTCTTCGCCTCTCTCCGAAGGGGGACAGACTTGCCTTTGTGACGCCCAAAGGAAAGCATTCTTCTCTATGGGTCCACCATGTCGAAAGCGGCCTGAATAGCCATTTGTTCACTTCTGAAATCATGAACAATATATATTGGTCCAGTGATGGAGATTATATCATCATGTCAACAGATCGAGGGGTTGCCGCTGCTAAAATTACCCAAGCCTCTTTCCCTGAGTTTTTGCTGAAGCTGGATCCTGCTGTCGGCGATGTTTTTCACGGCGTTGATCCCTCAAGTCCTCATCATATCTTTGTCTCACTCTATAATGAAAAAGAGGATGACTTTTCACTCTATAGAGTTGATATGAAAGGGCAAAAAGAGCTCTTATATCGCGGGGAAAATAAGCTAAATAATTTTGTAACTGAACCGCTTGGACCGATGAAGTTTTTAATCAAGACAGAGGGGTTGACGCAAACGATCACTCACCGTGAGGGCAATGTCGATGAAGCTTTAGTGACTTGTGTTTACGGCGAAAACTGTGTGATTGCGCACTATAGCAAAGAGACAGATCAGCTCTATTACTTTGGACGAGATCAGCATGATAAACAAGGTTTGTTAAAGCTGGATATGCACACAAAAGCTATATCGCGAATCCACTGGGATCCAGAAAATAGATTTGACATTGA is a window from the Temperatibacter marinus genome containing:
- a CDS encoding GntR family transcriptional regulator → MTQDAAIKIQIVTGDSRPIFKQIVDGLRLEISTGNLPVGSKLPSYRGLAIQLMINPNTVAKAYSELTSLGLVESRKGLGLFVAEPRQIFSEDEKDSRLERAIEGFINETIHLQINKDVILDKVKRKLDEIDDSKKKRQDND
- a CDS encoding ABC transporter ATP-binding protein, whose translation is MTNYCIETEGLTKRFGKKSALKDLTLEIPYGGIHAIVGSNGAGKSTLFRTLLGVETPSAGRSTLLGESSLSLSPEVRGRVGYVNEEHTLPLWMRAKSVIAMQKSLYPEWNEEIFNQVISYFDVDPSQKVSGLSRGERAGLNLSMALAQRPEVLILDEPTLGLDVVARQSFLEAVMFTETHDKTTIIYCSHQMEEIERLAEQLIILEKGELKNNSSPDAFVERVQYWVFNHIDVTNQIKTLPGYLSHKAIDGQLHVMTADQGDEFGQILSELGAADVSRMPINLERAVNAFLTANHNKPDSAL